A region of Vigna radiata var. radiata cultivar VC1973A chromosome 10, Vradiata_ver6, whole genome shotgun sequence DNA encodes the following proteins:
- the LOC106774721 gene encoding uncharacterized protein LOC106774721: MESETLQQTNSAIIRRRPHIRVPGMNVTRLIRLGKQLKTMKREAFRRKYGNLFSLMEVDVPSLAITTLSQYYDSPLSWFTFQDFQLAPTLEEFEHILGSPLEGTTPYQHLEHHASITIIAAIMKLLPRELKDRLVAKNHVRGLTLEYLEQYLHHMADSEEWETFMDMLALTLYDIMLFPKIEDFVDYGAIDAFVAKKTRAENPVIAILADGTVDKNMGTEEWAHFFAGLNGGKIKWRPSWLRDRGFIHYCGNFPNIPLIGARYCINYNPTLVQRQFRHPMRGAPSSDYLTPLFIYCEDGGFTEKVREIRRAWGNVVRFKADERTKVINQEVNYHNWIAQRLKDIKLPFKSITGQLADERKFLNP; this comes from the exons ATGGAATCTGAAACCTTGCAACAAACTAATTCCGCCATAATAAGAAGGAGACCCCACATCAGAGTCCCTGGTATGAATGTAACGAGATTGATAAGATTAGGAAAGCAATTGAAGACTATGAAGAGAGAAGCGTTCAGAAGGAAGTATGGAAATCTATTCAGTCTAATGGAGGTGGACGTACCATCACTTGCTATCACTACGTTGTCTCAATATTATGATTCTCCATTGAGCTGGTTTACATTTCAAGACTTCCAGTTGGCACCAACCTTAGAAGAATTCGAGCACATCTTGGGCTCACCATTGGAAGGTACAACTCCGTACCAGCACCTAGAGCACCATGCTTCCATTACTATTATTGCTGCTATCATGAAATTGCTCCCGAGAGAGTTAAAAGATAGGTTGGTAGCCAAAAACCATGTGAGAGGACTCACTCTAGAATATTTGGAGCAATACCTTCATCATATGGCTGACAGCGAAGAATGGGAAACCTTCATGGACATGTTGGCCCTTACTTTATACGACATCATGTTGTTTCCTAAGATTGAGGATTTTGTCGATTATGGAGCGATAGATGCCTTTGTGGCAAAGAAGACTAGAGCGGAGAATCCTGTCATTGCAATTCTTGCTGAT GGGACAGTAGACAAGAACATGGGGACAGAGGAATGGGCTCATTTCTTCGCAGGTCTCAATGGAGGGAAGATAAAGTGGCGTCCTTCTTGGCTTAGGGATAGGGGTTTCATCCATTATTGTGGTAATTTCCCCAACATTCCACTCATTGGAGCTCGGTATTGTATCAATTACAATCCTACCTTGGTTCAAAGACAGTTTAGGCATCCAATGAGAGGGGCACCATCATCCGATTATCTTACTCCACTTTTCATTTATTGCGAAGATGGAGGTTTTACTGAAAAGGTAAGGGAGATTAGAAGAGCTTGGGGAAACGTCGTGCGATTCAAAGCAGATGAAAGGACAAAAGTGATAAACCAAGAAGTCAACTATCACAATTGGATTGCACAAAGGTTAAAGGACATTAAATTACCATTCAAATCCATCACAGGTCAGCTAGCAGATGAAAGGAAATTTCTAAATCCATAG
- the LOC106776115 gene encoding uncharacterized protein LOC106776115, producing the protein MALAFHGFSIRDYTSKIRAVDVFKCWPFAAEGVSRWEAESWLPPMTVPKFSGWSDGFVGLRSNLAGDGGDQGRENRESQAVSDHSESEKVDKFVSYGRDVEEEEVEEEQEKIEMICPVCRDFNATTLTAVNAHIDGCLVRRVREERQRIRRLKLKAPKKRSIAEIFELKEDVEEEKRPLEIETEMKLLPLDACEVSSAVTKLRWLSERLEALRSSGISFESVESVGAKSNSPEKEKSERLHPGCRVFNAETETAANAHINGCLETAMREEGCRRPSLDNPKPKAPKKRSIADILTVALPIESYGDGKLAAEGEINDEGEELGEELEKHGFCGVRIKSKKCTNNIVRKKKKVKKKNKVEKQSVLCLNGESKKINKRKKKKKKLNNVFTATKEDACKRKMQNPAHSLRKLGTVGNKKVKLDDIDASSAREMKLGAKIVSVDKKEKLKNWDLVVKQQKAVSPVHGTLKNHKHISGSTSSGSNIQNDTEESHYDVQVPSLDKHLGFSAEDSVLSPKKRNSSGVTVLSLSSDTLASSFGKEQSSGNVGGSSNLEERRKDNTAINTDNRKEVSPIVESKQFSNILGQVCVQNILKPCTNLEKSKNLFENPESLSHMTICDNNLHRFDGNTTTMHGNGSRSLSASQGGQSSGINMQACESEAFSYAGKFIDHLGGPTFQPKHANTRTYLEPSPSYSASCDEINERPEFPFCTHGNKDNNGQALGGRLLSGTFSADMVGNSFLLPGWGKGSARNHCMEQNSYGLPLNSHGELINLGSGGKVGMIQPETSCTFRGSLIAPVNNVFHENSKDYLRIGKRHVVQKTPQDRGNLFPHYSGSWLGVRELHSRKNEDIYPHNSDCCSNLHVQPLDSEVNLLINPFIEKNQLGKVPNHREYGMISPRGSPGLVSSISSQPTMRLMGKDVPIGRSSKDKQQIFGGVIWAEEESRRRHYSEDDDSLLGRCYMRDWATGSKLQRQTENVLQSVKIQSNQALQSALLMKGSNSEFPNLQSDHISRHASLGTSRNTSTNLRRMSEAPTSCAIYTRQPEHLPKQFVSGAKTPGICFHSQVPSSPYNFHLSSLSNGEQNEEKKRHRVTNSAFGFPFLDPIVEEQAKSSWFKRSYTSFPASSFGSTYQKMPGSSTTTSFHQNAWRNDSTTPFVNHSDVLYPNSGTSHYHRNSPLYPKSSTHPHSPYASVSTVAKAPSAIDGCRNILLVTDRVKLDDMIAKDQHPCTNARKRPAANTFDPAISNKLLNTGVQKNTSPMTGLGRVTSSANLPKNTREVELNLQVGARSECVLNEARKLNPRSHFGFDCSDQDGVVVSGPVKPSQNLDNSTPIHSAISIASTSDCGRDLELQGKLTKMYIF; encoded by the exons ATGGCGCTTGCATTCCATGGCTTCTCCATAAG GGACTACACTTCAAAGATAAGGGCGGTTGACGTTTTCAAATGCTGGCCATTTGCCGCCGAGGGAGTCAGCCGCTGGGAGGCGGAGTCTTGGCTTCCGCCAATGACTGTTCCCAAGTTCAGTGGATGGTCGGATGGGTTTGTCGGACTGAGATCTAACCTCGCCGGAGATGGTGGAGACCAAGGAAGGGAGAATCGGGAAAGCCAGGCGGTTTCTGATCATAGTGAGTCGGAGAAAGTGGATAAGTTTGTTAGCTATGGACGTGAtgtggaggaggaggaagtcGAGGAGGAACAGGAGAAGATTGAGATGATTTGTCCAGTGTGCAGAGATTTCAACGCTACGACGCTGACGGCGGTGAACGCGCACATCGACGGTTGCCTTGTGCGGAGGGTGAGAGAGGAGCGGCAGCGGATACGGCGGTTGAAGTTGAAGGCGCCGAAGAAGCGATCCATCGCTGAGATTTTCGAGCTCAAGGAGGACGTGGAAGAGGAGAAGCGGCCGCTGGAGATCGAGACGGAAATGAAACTCTTGCCGCTGGACGCCTGCGAGGTTTCGAGCGCTGTCACGAAGCTCCGGTGGCTCTCGGAGCGGCTCGAGGCGCTGAGATCCAGCGGAATTTCCTTCGAATCGGTGGAATCCGTCGGAGCAAAGTCAAATTCCCCGGAGAAGGAGAAATCGGAGAGGCTGCATCCTGGATGTAGGGTTTTCAACGCCGAAACGGAGACGGCAGCTAACGCGCACATCAACGGTTGCCTCGAGACCGCGATGAGGGAGGAAGGGTGCCGGAGACCGAGTTTGGATAATCCGAAGCCGAAAGCGCCGAAGAAGCGCTCTATCGCTGATATTCTCACTGTGGCGCTGCCAATCGAGAGTTACGGCGACGGTAAACTCGCGGCGGAGGGAGAGATAAACGATGAAGGCGAAGAGTTGGGAGAAGAATTGGAGAAACACGGGTTCTGCGGCGTAAGAATAAAGAGTAAGAAGTGTACGAACAATATcgtaaggaaaaagaaaaaggtgaagaagaaaaacaaggtGGAAAAACAAAGCGTTTTGTGTCTGAACGGTGAAAGTAAGAAGATaaacaaaaggaagaagaaaaagaagaaactgaACAACGTGTTCACTGCAACGAAG GAGGATGCTTGTAAACGCAAAATGCAGAATCCAGCACATAGTTTAAGGAAGCTAGGTACTGTTGGGAATAAAAAGGTTAAACTTGATGACATTGATGCTTCTTCTGCACGTGAGATGAAATTGGGTGCAAAGATTGTATCAGTAGATAAGAAGGAAAAGCTGAAAAACTGGGACTTGGTTGTAAAGCAACAAAAGGCAGTGTCTCCCGTTCATGGCACTCTTAAGAATCACAAACATATTTCTGGAAGTACTTCAAGTGGTAGTAACATTCAAAATGATACTGAGGAAAGCCACTACGATGTTCAAGTACCATCATTAGATAAGCATTTGGGATTTTCTGCTGAGGATTCTGTACTTAGTCCGAAAAAGAGAAACTCTTCTGGTGTAACCGTGTTGAGTTTATCTTCAGATACGCTGGCCTCTTCATTTGGAAAAGAGCAGTCCTCTGGAAACGTTGGAGGAAGTTCGAatttggaagaaagaagaaaggacaACACTGCCATTAACACAGATAACAGGAAAGAGGTTAGTCCTATAGTTGAAAGTAAACAGTTTTCCAATATCCTGGGACAAGTTTGTgtacaaaatattttgaagcCGTGTACCAATCTAGAGAAATCAAAAAACTTATTTGAGAACCCTGAATCATTATCCCACATGACAATTTGTGATAATAATTTGCACCGGTTTGATGGCAACACAACCACTATGCATGGTAACGGTTCTAGATCTCTTTCAGCATCTCAAGGGGGGCAGAGTTCTGGCATAAATATGCAAGCGTGTGAATCTGAAGCTTTTAGTTACGCAGGAAAATTCATTGATCATTTGGGAGGTCCAACTTTTCAACCTAAACATGCAAATACAAGGACATATTTGGAGCCTTCACCCTCTTATTCTGCTTCCTGTGATGAAATAAATGAGAGACCTGAATTTCCATTCTGCACACATGGAAACAAGGATAATAATGGCCAGGCTTTGGGTGGCCGATTGTTGTCAGGCACATTTTCTGCAGATATGGTTGGTAATTCGTTTCTTCTGCCTGGATGGGGTAAAGGAAGCGCAAGGAATCACTGCATGGAGCAGAACTCTTATGGTTTGCCACTCAATTCTCATGGTGAGCTAATCAACTTGGGTTCAGGTGGAAAAGTTGGGATGATCCAGCCAGAGACATCATGTACTTTTAGAGGTTCTTTAATAGCACCTGTGAATAATGTTTTCCATGAAAATAGTAAGGACTATTTAAGGATTGGTAAGAGGCATGTTGTTCAGAAGACTCCTCAAGACCGGGGAAATCTATTTCCGCATTATTCAGGTAGTTGGTTAGGTGTTAGAGAGTTACACAGCAGGAAGAATGAAGATATCTACCCGCATAATTCTGATTGTTGTTCCAATCTCCATGTCCAGCCACTTGATTCAGAAGTGAACCTTCTGATAAACCCtttcattgaaaaaaatcaacttGGCAAGGTGCCAAATCATAGGGAATATGGAATGATTTCTCCAAGAGGTAGCCCGGGTCTTGTTTCATCTATTTCCAGCCAACCAACAATGAGGTTGATGGGAAAAGACGTTCCCATTGGTAGAAGCAGCAAAGACAAGCAGCAAATTTTCGGAGGAGTTATTTGGGCTGAAGAGGAATCCAGAAGAAGGCATTATTCTGAAGATGACGATTCTTTGTTAGGAAGATGTTATATGCGTGATTGGGCTACTGGTTCTAAATTACAGAGACAAACTGAGAATGTGTTACAATCTGTGAAAATTCAAAGCAATCAAGCATTGCAAAGTGCCCTGTTGATGAAAGGTTCAAACTCTGAATTTCCCAACCTGCAAAGTGATCATATATCTCGGCATGCAAGCCTTGGAACCAGCAGAAATACTAGTACTAATTTGCGTCGTATGTCCGAAGCACCTACTTCCTGTGCAATATATACAAGGCAACCAGAACACTTGCCCAAGCAGTTTGTATCTGGAGCTAAAACACCAGGAATCTGCTTTCATTCTCAGGTACCATCTAGTCCTTACAATTTCCATCTGTCTTCTTTAAGCAACGGTGAGCAGAATGAAGAGAAGAAGCGCCATCGTGTAACAAATTCAGCTTTTGGATTTCCTTTCTTGGACCCAATTGTTGAAGAACAGGCCAAATCATCTTGGTTCAAGAGGTCCTATACCAGTTTTCCAGCATCTTCATTCGGCTCAACATATCAAAAGATGCCTGGGAGCTCTACTACTACAAGTTTTCATCAAAATGCATGGAGAAATGATTCAACTACCCCATTCGTGAATCATTCAGATGTTTTATATCCTAATTCTGGGACTTCTCACTATCACAGGAACAGCCCTCTTTACCCAAAATCTAGTACTCATCCTCATTCTCCATATGCTTCAGTTTCCACCGTTGCCAAAGCACCCTCTGCCATAGATGGTTGTAGAAACATACTTCTGGTCACTGACAGAGTGAAATTAGATGATATGATTGCAAAAGACCAGCATCCATGCACCAATGCCAGGAAGAGACCCGCAGCTAATACTTTTGATCCTGCAATATCTAACAAGTTACTTAATACAGGAGTGCAGAAAAACACAAGTCCCATGACAGGGCTGGGTCGAGTGACTTCAAGTGCAAATTTGCCAAAAAACACCAGAGAAGTTGAACTTAATCTCCAAGTGGGTGCAAGAAGTGAATGTGTTTTGAATGAAGCTCGGAAGCTAAACCCCAGAAGCCATTTTGGCTTTGATTGTTCAGACCAGGATGGCGTGGTAGTATCAGGTCCTGTGAAACCGTCACAGAATCTGGATAACTCAACACCGATCCATTCTGCCATTTCCATTGCTTCGACTTCTGACTGTGGTAGGGATCTAGAACTTCAAGGAAAATTGACAAAAATGTACATATTTTAA